Genomic segment of Oceanimonas sp. GK1:
TCCGCCTCATCGGCCCTATCCCGCGCCTGCAGTATGTCGCCGGACCAGCCCACCGCCACGCAGATATCGCCGTTGGCCAGGTCGTTGATGTACTTGGAGGAATGGAAATAGGTGATATGGGGCCGAAGCTGCATCATCAGCTCGGTGGCCGGTCCGTTGTAGTCACTGGCGTTGGTACTGTTCGGATCCAGTCCCTGGTAGTTGAGGGCGGCGGCGAAGATCTCGGTGGGCGCATCGAGGAAGGCCACGCCGCACTGGCTGAGTTTTGCCAGGTTCTCCGGCTTCATCACCAGATCCCAGGAGTCCACCGGGGCATCTTCTCCCAGCACTTCCTTCACCTTGTCCACGTTATAGCCGATGCCGGTGGTGCCCCACAGGTAGGGCACACCATACTGGTTGCCGGGATCTTTTTCCGCCAGCAGCGTCATGATGCGCGGGTCCAGGTTGCCGTAATTGGGAAGCTTCGACTTGTCCAGGGGCAAAAAGGCCCCGGCCTGAATTTGCCGACCCATGAAGTCGCCGGTGGGCACCACCACGTCAAAGCCGGTGTTGCCCGCCAGCAGCTTGGCCTCCAGCACCTCGTTGGAGTCGAACACGTCGTAGGTCACGGCAATGCCGGTCTCCTGGGTAAAGTTGGCCAGGGTGTCCTCGGCGATATAGTCGGACCAGTTGTAGAAATTGACCTGGGCCGGCTCCTGGGCCTGGGCATGGAGCGCCAGCGTAATACCGGCGGCCAGCAGGCCGGCTTTAAACACGGGTTGTGGTGTCATGCTACTTTCCTTGTTGGTTGCTCAGGGTATGAAGGGTCAAATCCAGTGCTCGACGCGCCTTTTCCACCAGCTCGTCGATCTCGGCGCGGGTGATCACCAGGGGCGGCGAAATGATCATGGTGTCGCCCACCGCCCGCATCACCAGCCCGGCATCCAGGCTGTGCTCACGGCAGACCAGACCGGCACCGGCGTCGCTGGGAAAGCGGGCCAGGGTGGCCTTGTCGGCCACCAGTTCCAGCGCCGCCAAAAGCCCCAGGCCCCGGGTTTCCCCCACCAGGGGATGATCGGCCAGGCTGGCCCAGCGCTGTTGCAGGTAAGGGCCGATATCATCCCGCACCCGCTCGACAATGTGTTCCTGTTGCATCACCTCGATATTGGCCTGGGCCACGGCGCAGGCCACCGGGTGACCGGAATAGGTAAAACCGTGAAAGAACTCGCCGCCGGCGATCAGTCCTTCCGCCACCCGCCGGCCCACCGCCACGGCCCCGAGGGGAATGTAGCCGGAGGTAATGCCCTTTGCCATGCACAGCAGATCCGGCTCAAGACCGAAGTGCTCGCTGGCAAACCAGTGACCGGTGCGGCCAAAGCCGCAGATCACCTCGTCGGCTACCAGCAGAATGTCGTACTGCCGGCAAATGCGCTGAATTTCCGGCCAGTAGCTGTCGGGCGGAATGATCACGCCGCCGGCGCCCTGAATGGGCTCACCGATAAAGGCCGCCACCCGCTCCGGGCCGAGTTCGAGAATTTTCTGCTCCAACTGCCGGGCCCGCGCCAGGCCAAATGCATGAGGGTCGGTGCCCTGCCCCTCACCAAAATGATAAGGCTGGTCGATATGCACCATGTCCGGCAACGGCAACCCTCCCTGGGCATGCATGGGCTTCATGCCGCCGAGGGACGCACCGGCCAGGGTGGAGCCGTGGTAGGCGTTGTGCCGACTGATGATCACCTTACGCTCGGGCCGGCCCTGCTCCGCCCAGAAGTGGCGTACCATGCGCACGACCGTATCGTTGCACTCAGAGCCGGAGCCGGTGAAAAACAGGTGCTGCATGTCGCCGGGCAGCAGCCCGGCCAGGGTGGCCGCCAGTCTGGCGGCAGGAGGATGAGTGGTCTGAAAAAACAGGTTGTAATAGGGCAGGCGGCGCAGCTGGGCATTGGCCGCCTCAATCAGCTCTTCCCGGCCGTAGCCCAGGTTGACGCACCAGAGCCCAGCCATGCCGTCGAGAATGCGGTGACCGTCGGCATCCCACAGATACACCCCCTCGCCCCGCTCGATCACCCGGGCACCCTTTTGATGCAGCGACTGGCTGTCGGTAAAGGGATGCAGGTGGTGGGCCTCGTCCAGTCGTTGCAGTGCTCCCTTGTTCAATTCCGGCATGTTCAACTCCCTGTCGACATGGTGGTTGGGTTATACGTTGAGCAGCAAAAACTCCCGCTCCCAGGCGCTGATCACCGTAAAAAAGGCCTCGTATTCCTTGCGCTTGACCGCGATAAAGGCGCGCACAAAGCGCGGCCCCAGCATCTCGCGCAGCTCCTCGCACTGCTCCAGCTCCAGCAGGGCTTCTTCCAGGCTGCGGGCCAGGCCAAAGGGCATGTTGTAGGCGCTGCCTTCCACCTCGTCGGTGGGTGCAATGCCCTGTTTCATGCCGAGATAACCACAGGCCAGGCTGGCCGCCAGCGCTAGATAGGGGTTGGCATCGGCGCCGGCAAAGCGGTTTTCAATACGCCGGTCGGCCAACCCCGAGCGCGGCACCCGCAGGCCCACGGTGCGATTGTCTTCGCCCCAGGCCATGTTGCGCGGCGCCGAGTCACCAAAGGCCAGCCGGCGGTAGGAGTTGACGTTGGGGGCAAACAGCGCCACGGCGCTGGGAATATAGCGCTGCATACCGCCGATATAGTGCAGGAACAGCTCGCTGTGGCTGCCGTCCGGGTTGGCAAAGAGGTTGTTGCCATCGGCGTCCACCAGGCTCTGGTGAATGTGCATGGCGCTGCCCGGCTCGTTTTTCATCGGCTTGGCCATAAAGGTGGCGTAGACGTTATGGCGCATGGCCGCCTCACGCATGGTGCGCTTGAACAGAAACACCTGATCCGCCAGATCCAGGGCGTCGCCGTGTATAAAGTTCACCTCCATCTGGGCCGCCCCGGATTCGTGGATCAGGGTGTCCACCTCCAGCTCCTGGGCTTCACAGAAGTCGTACATTTCCTCAAAGATGGGATCGAACTCATTGACGGCGTCGATGCTGAACGACTGGCGCGCGGTTTCCGGCCGGCCGTTACGACCGATGGGCGGCTCCAGCGGGTAGTCCCAGTCCTCATTTTTCTTGACCAGGAAAAACTCCAGCTCCGGCGCCACCACCGGCCGCCAGCCCTCCTGCTCGTAGAGCTTCAGTACCCGGCGCAGTACGCTGCGCGGCGCGATTTCCACCGGCTCGCCGTCGGCGTCGAAACAGTCGTGGATCACCTGGGCGGTGGGTTCACTGGCCCAGGGTACCAGCCGGGGTGTATTGATGTCTGCGTGCAGCTCCATGTCGCGCTCGGTCCAGTCGATGCTCTCGTCATCGGGCCAGTCGCCGTTCACGGTCTGCAGAAAGATATTGTCGGGCAGGCGCATGCCGCCTTCTTTCAGAAACTTGCTGGCCGGCAGTATTTTGCCCCGGGCATTGCCGGTAAAGTCGGGCAACAGGCATTCGACTTCGGTAATGGCGTGCTGCTGCATCCACTGGCGCAGCCATTCCATATCGCGGTTTTCAGGATCTTGAACACTCATAACGACGCTCTGGGTCA
This window contains:
- a CDS encoding extracellular solute-binding protein; this encodes MTPQPVFKAGLLAAGITLALHAQAQEPAQVNFYNWSDYIAEDTLANFTQETGIAVTYDVFDSNEVLEAKLLAGNTGFDVVVPTGDFMGRQIQAGAFLPLDKSKLPNYGNLDPRIMTLLAEKDPGNQYGVPYLWGTTGIGYNVDKVKEVLGEDAPVDSWDLVMKPENLAKLSQCGVAFLDAPTEIFAAALNYQGLDPNSTNASDYNGPATELMMQLRPHITYFHSSKYINDLANGDICVAVGWSGDILQARDRADEAERGVKVAYRIPKEGALMWVDMLTIPKDARHPDNAHALINYLLKPDVIGDISNYVAYANPNQAASEFVDADILNDPGIYPSQEVAEKLYTAKLLPQAVNRAITRAWTRVKTGK
- a CDS encoding aspartate aminotransferase family protein, whose product is MPELNKGALQRLDEAHHLHPFTDSQSLHQKGARVIERGEGVYLWDADGHRILDGMAGLWCVNLGYGREELIEAANAQLRRLPYYNLFFQTTHPPAARLAATLAGLLPGDMQHLFFTGSGSECNDTVVRMVRHFWAEQGRPERKVIISRHNAYHGSTLAGASLGGMKPMHAQGGLPLPDMVHIDQPYHFGEGQGTDPHAFGLARARQLEQKILELGPERVAAFIGEPIQGAGGVIIPPDSYWPEIQRICRQYDILLVADEVICGFGRTGHWFASEHFGLEPDLLCMAKGITSGYIPLGAVAVGRRVAEGLIAGGEFFHGFTYSGHPVACAVAQANIEVMQQEHIVERVRDDIGPYLQQRWASLADHPLVGETRGLGLLAALELVADKATLARFPSDAGAGLVCREHSLDAGLVMRAVGDTMIISPPLVITRAEIDELVEKARRALDLTLHTLSNQQGK
- a CDS encoding glutamine synthetase family protein, producing the protein MSVQDPENRDMEWLRQWMQQHAITEVECLLPDFTGNARGKILPASKFLKEGGMRLPDNIFLQTVNGDWPDDESIDWTERDMELHADINTPRLVPWASEPTAQVIHDCFDADGEPVEIAPRSVLRRVLKLYEQEGWRPVVAPELEFFLVKKNEDWDYPLEPPIGRNGRPETARQSFSIDAVNEFDPIFEEMYDFCEAQELEVDTLIHESGAAQMEVNFIHGDALDLADQVFLFKRTMREAAMRHNVYATFMAKPMKNEPGSAMHIHQSLVDADGNNLFANPDGSHSELFLHYIGGMQRYIPSAVALFAPNVNSYRRLAFGDSAPRNMAWGEDNRTVGLRVPRSGLADRRIENRFAGADANPYLALAASLACGYLGMKQGIAPTDEVEGSAYNMPFGLARSLEEALLELEQCEELREMLGPRFVRAFIAVKRKEYEAFFTVISAWEREFLLLNV